The Bacteroidia bacterium genomic interval GAACTGGGCCCTGCGAATCAGGCAGGCTATGGTGGAGGAGGATCCTATGAAGGAAAATTATTTGATTTTGGAAAGCGGAAAAGATTCAGAGCGATACGGGCTCAGGATTTTGAAAAAGAAGAAGAAAGAAGAAGCAAACCTCTTGCTACCTCGGTTATCGAAAATCAAACCAGCGTAGAATTTGAAGTAAAAGTTCCCTATACCATTAAATCTGATGGAGAAAAGCGAAGCATCGATTTGCAAACCCTTCCCATAGATGTCATCTATGAATATAAGGCCATTCCCAAACTGGATAAAGATGCTTTCTTATTGGCAAGGCTCATCAATTGGGATCAAAAGCAATTGTTGGTGGGAGAAGCAAATTTGTATATGGAAGGGACTTTTGTAGGAAGAAGTATACTGGAAGCCAATGTACTATCTGATACCCTGGATCTATCTCTGGGACGAGATAAAAGTATCGTCATTGGGAGAGAGGAAATCAAGGATTATAAAAAGCGTCGTTCCATTGGCAATTCTCAAATCGAAACCAGAGCGTTCAAGGTCATAGTGAAGAACAAACGTTCAGAAACAATAAACCTCAGTTTGTATGACCAAATCCCCGTTTCCATGCTCAATCAGATCGATGTAAAAGCAAAAAATATCAGCGGAGCAAAGTACGATGAGGATACGGGAGAACTGGTATGGGAGATAAGTTTGGAGCCCTTGGAACAAAAAGAATTCATTCTGGAGTATGAAGTAAAATATCCCAAACGGGAAAGAGTGTATTTAGAATAAGCAATCCTTCAACAGCACATTCATGTTTTAACAAGCTCAACGAGAGGCCGCTACGGCGGTCTCTTTCTTTTTGTGTAATTACACAATTACATTATACAGTATTTGGAATATCGGAAAAATCTAATGAAGATTCGGATCTCCGTTTATTTTCCACTGATGAAAGGCTTCTATGGCTTCTCTCTGCAAAATCTGTACCATGGGAATTTGCCGTTCTTCAATCCCTTTTCCCATTTCTTCGTAAATAAAGGCATCGTCAAAACCAATGGAAGCAGCATCCTTCCGTGTATTGGCAAAGAATACAGCCTGGGGACGTGCCCAATAGATCGCCCCTAAGCACATCGGACAGGGTTCGCAACTACAATAAAGTTCACAATCTGTCAATTGATAGCTGCCGAGTTCTTTGCAGGCTTTTCTAATGGCCACAATTTCAGCATGTGCGGTAGGGTCAAAGCTACTGCTGACCTCATTAGTAGCGAGAGATATGATATTATTATCCTTTACCACCACTGCCCCAAATGGCCCTCCGATTCCAGAACCTACATTTTGCAGGGATAGTCTGATAGCTTCCCGCATAAATGTAATTTGCATTTCGTTCATAGTTCGTTATACTGTTTCTCTTTGATTATTGATATGAATCAGCGACCCATTCTCCTTCTTCTTTTATTCATTGGAAGTTCTCTGTCTACTGAGGCTCAGGATCTTTACTATATATATTTCACAGACAAAGATACTTCTCAAGCCTTCAATCCCCATGCGTATTTTGATGAGCGAGCGATTGAGAGAAGGCTGAGGCATGAACTTCCACTTTATGATGAAAAGGACCTTCCGATAAATACCCTTTATACTGATAAAATAGATACGGAAGTCGAATTAGTTCGACATCAACTCCGTTGGTTCAATGCCATTTCCGTTGAGGCCTGGCCCGACCAAATCGAAAAAATCAAAAGCTTTCCTTTTGTAAAAAGAATTGAAGCCTTTACTCAACATACTCGCATTGCTGCCTGGGAAGAAATTGCAAACGAAAAGCTGGATACCTTGCTTGCACTTGGAAAGGCACAAACCAATTTTAAAGAACTGGAGGAACATGGACTAACGGGAAAAGGGGCTCGGATTGCGATCTTCGACACAGGCTTTAAACGTGCGAATGAGCATGAAGCTTTTGAGCACCTTCGAAAGGATAAACAAATTGTTCAGACCTATGACTTTTACGAAGGGAAAGAGGATGTCTATCACCATGATGATCATGGCACACAGGTTTTGAGTTGCATAGGAGGGATATATGAGGGAAAACAGTTGGGGGCAGCCAAAGATGCTGAATTTCTGCTAGCACGTACAGAACATAAATCGAAAGAGAAAGCCATTGAGGAAGATCACTGGTTGGCGGCTGCAGAATGGGCTGACAAGCATGGAGCTGATATTATCAATTCTTCTTTAACCTATACTTCCAAACGCTATGAATATGAAGATATGGATGGAAAGAAGACCCTGGTCAGTCGTGCGGCCAAAACAGCTACAGACAAAGGAATACTCGTAGTTGTTTCGATGGGAAATGATGGAGGAAACAAATGGAAATACTTAGGAGCGCCTGCAGATGTGGCTGAGGTCCTTTCAGTAGGAGCCTCTATGCCCTTTATGCCAGCTCGCTTGAAATTCTCCTCTTTTGGTCCCAATGCATCGGGTGTTAGCAAACCGGATATTTCTGCTCCGGGTTATGTGGTAGTAGCCAATGGAAAAGGAAAGTATGCAGAAGCAGCAGGGACTTCTTTTTCAGCGCCCCTTATTTGTGGATTCGCCGCATGTTTGATGCAAAAGAATCCTGCAGCAAAGAGAAAGGAAATTTTTGAACAAGTGAGGCAGTCAGGGCACTATTTTCCTTATTATGATTATGAATTGGGCTATGGGGTGGTGAATGCTTCCAAACTTTTTACGCAGGATAGTTTGATTCAAAATACTTTTAGTGTTCAGCAAAGTTCAGATTCTGTCTTTGTGGCTTTCAATCCTGAATTGATGAAGGATAGCCTGGATTTTCCCAATGGTCGGATGCTTTATGTACACCTGGAAGATAAAGAAGCTAAGCTTAGTGCTTCATTTCAGCTTCCTGTAGAGAACAAAGCTCGCTATTTTTTCTATCAAAGAGATCCCGAATTTGAAGGGATTATGCGTATATGGTTTGCGGGTTATTTATGGGAAGAAAAGATAGAACAACTACAAAATGAAAGATCCCGCCCATAGAGGACAGGATCTTTAGTTTTTCCTTGGTGATAGTGGGGTTTTATAGCACCCGTGCATTAAAGGTATCGCCCTGAGTAGGATCTCCGGTTTGATATCCTTTTCTAAACCATCTCATTCGTTGCTCGGAAGTACCATGTGTGAAGGATTCCGGCACAACATATCCCTGAGACTGTTTCTGCAAACGGTCATCCCCAATTGCATTAGCCGCCCGTAAGGCTTCTTCGATATCTCCATCTTCGAGGAGACCTTTTCCTTGTACTTTATTCGCCCAGACTCCTGAATAAAAGTCTGCTTGAAGTTCAAGCTTTACTGATAGTTGGTTCTGTACGGCCTGAGAAACTCTTCCTCTTTGGCTATCTACATAGCGAGTTGCACCCAGGAGATATTGAACATGGTGGGCAACTTCATGAGCTACTACATAGGCCATTGCAAAGTCTCCGGGAGCCCCAAATTTGTTTTTCAAATCCTGATAAAAACTCAAATCAATATAGAGTTTTTGATCTCCAGGACAGTAAAAGGGTCCGGTTGCAGCACTGGCATATCCACATGCTGATCGGGTAGAACCACTAAACAATACCAGTTTAGGCTTTTGATATCTTTTGTTGACATATTTGGGAAATAATTCATCCCAAACGTCTTCTGTTTCCTTAAGTACAACAGAAACGAATTGTGCCAGCTCATCATCAGGATTTCCTTGCGTGGCTGTTTCTGCTGAACGTGTATTTTGATTGGGGCTAACGGCAGCACTTTGAGAGCTACTGGACCACCAAAAATAAAGAGCTACTGCACCCAATATAAGGAGGGTACCCATGCCCATTTTCTTCTTTCTTCCAAAAAGTAAACCCAGGAGAATAACGATGATGTTACCACCTCCGCCTCCCATACTGGGTCTGAATCCACCGCCTCCGCCGCCGCTATGTCCGCGACGATCTTCTACATTAGAACTACCTTGTCTGCCTTTCCAGCGCATAGTTTTTTGTGTTTATGAGTTTTTAGGGTAAAAATTTCCAGCGTTCTCAGGCTATAGGGCTTCAATATACATAGATAATATGAAATTGGATTTAAGAGAAACGACAAAATTAGGATGTGGCTCTGAGAAGAATGTCACTTTGAGCGCCATAAATTCAGCGAAGCAATCTCCTTCGCTCCAGGGGATTATTTGTTTCAAGGGGATTGCTTCACTTCGTTTCCAATGACAAATAGAATTTGACATCCGAACACAAGCTGTCATTGCGAGCCCAAACTTTGGGCGAAGCAATCTCCTTCGCTCCAGGGGATTATTTGTTTCAAGGAGATTGCTTCACTTCGTTCGCAATGACAAATAGAATTTGACATCCAGGTACAAGCTGTCATTGCGAGCCCAAACTTTGGGCGAAGCAATCTCCTTCGCTCCAGGGGATTATTTGTTTCAAGGAGATTGCTTCACTTCGTTCGCAATGACAAATTGTTTGTATTTTTAGGTGGGTTATACTCCTTCTTTTTACAGCAATGAATACTTATTATATCTATATACTGACCAATGATTTAAATACTGTTTTATACACTGGAGTTACCAATGATCTCATTAGAAGAATATCAGAACATAAAAACAAGCTTAATCCTAAAAGCTTTTCTGCTAAGTATAACCTAAATAAGCTAGTCTATTTTGAATCATTCCACAGCGTTAATGATGCCATTGCTAGTGAAAAACAGATAAAGGCTGGATCGAGGAGAAAGAAAGTAATTCTGGTCGAGTCAATGAATCCGGTTTGGAAGGATTTATATTTCGATTTATAAAGAGTCCATAAAGATTGCTTCACTTCGTTCGCACTGACAAATAGAATTTGACATCCGAACACAAGCTGTCATTGCGAGTCCAAACTTTGGGCGAAGCAATCTCCTTCGCTTAAGAGGATTATTTGATTCAAGGGGATTGCTTCACTTCGTTCGCTCTGACAAATAGTATTTGACATCCAAACGCAAGCTGTCATTGCGAGTCCAAACTTTGGGCGAAGCAATCTCCTTCGCTCCAGGGGATTATTTGTTTCAAGGAGATTGCTTCACTTCGTTCGCAATGACAAACTGTATCTATTTTCCTCGGGACTAGCCTGACGAAAATAGAAAGGGCGACAAGTACACTTGTCGCCCAATTTGGCCTCGCATCTTTTTGCCGCCTATGCGTCTCTTTTTATCCCGAATTTCTCCATTTTATTATAGAGGTGGCTTCTTTGGATGTCAAGAACTTCGGCCGTTTTAGAAATATTCCAATTATTTTGTTCCAGTTTACGAACGATAAATTCCTTTTCAACATGGTCTTTGAAATTTTGGAATTTGTCATGATTGTCGTACATGGTAGCACTTTTATTATTCCTTTTTTGAGGAACAGCATAGTCAAGTACGTCCTGCTCATCAATAGTTCCGTTTGAAAGGATGGATAGTCTTTCAATAACGTTATGGAGCTCACGCACATTTCCGGTCCATTGCAGGGCCTGGAGCTGAGTCATTGCACCTGGAGTAATGCTTAGGTCCGGAATACTATGTTCTTCGCTAATTTCTTTGACGAATTGAGAAACTATGAGTGGGATATCATCTCTTCTATCCTTGAGTGCAGGTACGTGAACCAGAATAACACTCAAACGATGATACAAGTCCTCGCGGAAATTTCCCTTATCAATCTCACTCAGCAGATCTTTATTGGTTGCTGAAACGATGCGCACATCAACAGATATTTGTTTATCTGATCCAATACGTGTGATTTTGTTTTCCTGTAGGGCACGCAATACTTTCGCCTGAGCAGAAAGGCTCATATCCCCGATCTCATCCAGGAACAAAGTTCCACCATTCGCTTGCTCGAATTTGCCAATTCGCTGCTTATATGCACCTGTAAATGATCCCTTTTCATGGCCAAACAATTCACTCTCGATCAGTTCTGATGGAATAGCTGCACAGTTTACCTCTACAATAGGAGCAGTATTTCTACGGCTTTTCTCATGTATCCATCTTGCCACCAGTTCTTTACCGGTACCATTGCTTCCTGTTACCAAAACCCGTGCATCCGTAGTAGCCACTCGATTGATGGTCTCCTGGATCTTTTGCATAACAGGAGATTCACCTATGATATCCCTTACTTTCGTTACTTTTCTTCTTAATTTTTTGGTTTCAACAACCAACTCAGATTTGTCGAGGGCATTTCTTACAGTGAGTAATAGACGATTGAGGTCTGGCGGTTTTTCCAGGAAGTCATAGGCTCCCTTTTTAGTGGCATCTACCGCTGTTTCTATATCTCCATGACCGGAGATCATGATAAAAGGCACATCGCCTTTTGATTCCATACTCTTCTCAAGGACTTCCATTCCATTCATATTGGGCATCTTGATATCACAGATAACCGCATCATAACTGTTTTTCAGAATCTTAGCTAGTCCTTCTTCTCCATCAGCTGCTGTGTCAATCTTATAATCTTCATATTCGAGGATCTCCTGCAAGGTCATTCGGATTCCTTCCTCGTCGTCTATGATTAATATTTTGGCCATAAGGGTTGTATTGTTATGAGTACAATTATATTTCAAATTGTATCAAAAAGCAAACATTGTATAATATTTTATACAAAAAAGTTCGGGCGGACGATGCTTTTTGCATGTCCGCCCGAAAAATATGGCTTATATTTCTTAGAAGAAGTATCCCAGATCCAATGAAATGTATCGAATCTTGATGATTTCATCATTCATGAAATTGTCTCTATTATTGACATTGGTGAGGCCCTGATGATAGATAATTCCAAAATTGATGGTACCTACCCGGTCTATAATTTTTTCACCTCCTATTCCAAATATAAAGGTAAAAGCAAGTGGATTGATGTATTTGGTATTCTTACTTACCCCACTGTCAACCGTTCCATCCGGAAAAGGATTGACTCCACTAAATTCATTTTTATATCCTGCGCGAATATCGGCAGAAAGACCAAATTGACCATTGATAAAAAGGCCATTTCCCAATTCATTGGAACGTCCTTTCAGTGCCAGAGGAATCTCAACGGTAGTAACGCTTACATCCTGAGTAGCCATTACCCCATCTACCATATCTTCACGTTTAAATCCTTTGCGCACAATATGAACCCCACTTTTGATACCGTAGTTGTCAGTGATTCCATAATGAGTATTGAGTCCATATGAAAGTCCCACGACCGTAGAGGTCTCAAGACCAGCGGGGGTATTTCCATTTTCATCTGTAATAGATGCAAAGGAAAAAATGGGGCTAAATCTAAGGCCTAAGCTAAATCCTTGCTGTGCAAAGCTTGCAGCATAACTCCCTAAGATCATGAGAAGTAAAAGCGTACGTTTCATGTTTTGGATAAAATTTCTTTTGGTGATTATTTCACGGCATCAAAACTAACCGTAAAAGCTTGAAAATCCTAGCAGGCAATATCCCCTTATAAGGATAGAAAATAGCGTAATTGACGAGGATAATTCCTCTTTATTGCCTATGCTTGCGATTAGAAAATGAGACAAAAGTCACCCCAAATGACAAAATTTAATATTGCAATCCTCTGTTTGTTGAGCAGTTTCTTCTTTTTGACAACTGCTTGTGAGGAAGAAAAAGATGCCGATATCGCCAGCATTAAACTCAAGATGGATTTTAAACGCCTGGATCAGCAAATGTATCAGGCTGCCCAATTTTTACAGGAAAATGAGAGTATTGAAGCCGAAGAATTTCTAAATAAGTTTTTCGAAGAGGATAAAGACTTTTTCCGTCAATATCTGGGCATGACTGCGGCCGATATGGAACGAGCTGGGGTTCCTGTAGAAAAAACAGACAGCCTTATTGGTAGCCAGTTGAAGGACTTTCTTTCTGATTCAATTATGTATGATTTGCTAGAGGAAATCCAGGAGGTATTCCCGGCTGATATGGTTTTGCTTGATCCTATTTCAGCTCCCATAAAAAGACTGAAAAAGTATTTTCCGGATACACAGATTCCCGCAATCAGAACCCATGCAAATGGGTATATGCCCGGTTCTGATTTAAGAGGAGCTGATCAATTGGTTTCTGTACCTGGATATTATAGTCTGGGCTTGCATTACTTTCTCGGAAAGGATTTTCCCTATTATCCCGAAAATATATATGCCTATCAAAGGAGGAGATTCAACCTGGAGCATATGGATGTAGTGGTTGCAAAAGCCATCGCAGATGAGTTTGTCGCTCCCAGAAATCCAGCTACTAAACGTTCGCTTCTCGATGGAATGGTGCATGCTGGAATAAAACAATATTTCATCCACCAACTACTTCCTTATACGCCCGACTCTTTACTCCTTTACTATAACCGTCAGCAGATGGATTGGGCGCGTTTGTTCGAAGAAGAAAACTACAGCTTTCTTCTGGATAAACTCTTTGATTCTGATTTTAAATTTCAACGCAATTTTCTGGCCGACAAACCTTACACTACTGAGCTTTCGGATGAATCTGCTCCCCGCATTGGCGAGTATATGGGTTGGAGAATCGTAGATAGTTATATGAAAAACAATCCGGAAATGAGCCTGGCAGAACTTTGTGAGAAGACAGATTATGAAGGAATCTTCCGGAAAGCAGGCTATAAACCCTGATGAATTTCCCCACTGATTAATGTTCCCCGAGCTGTAATATATAGGTGTTTTCTGAAATAGAAATTTCTACTTATTGAAGTAGATTGGAGTTCCAAATATGATCCTTATAGCAGATCCATATGAGCTCCATGAAAAATGAAAACGTCCAGCAGCAACGCTACCGTTACGGATTTAAAGTAATTGCCAGCTCGCTCGGTATAATTCTCTCTGCACTACTTATGATAAAAGTTTATCCGGGAAAGGTCGATTATGAATGGCCTTCGCATGTGCGAATAGAGGAGAAAAAAAGCTCAAATAGTAAGGATACATATAGCAAAGAGATTGGGAAATTGCTGCAAAAACGAGACAGCCTTGTCCGGGCAAAGGTTTCAGATAGTTCTGCGGAATATAAAAGAGTCAAAAAAGCAATAGATCTCTATCACTCCTTGAAAGACTACAAATCTAAACTGAGTTTGAAATCCTTCAAGGATGCCGAGTGGAGATTGGAAGTCGAAGAAAAAGTTGAGTTGCTGGAAAAGCAGACGCATAAACTAAATAAAAACATACTGGAATAAGGGTTCTATGAGTAGAAATTTACTTCTTCTTTTCTCCCTTCTTCTAATCCTGAATCACAGCTGGGCTCAATGTCCTTCTGGCCTGGAATCAATATATCTGGAAGAATTTGAACAGGGATTCCCTGAAAACTGGAGCTTTGAAAGTGGCAGTGAGGGAGCGAAATGGGAATTTGGCCTTGGAGGATTTGGGAACTTCAGAAACCCTGGTGAAAATCAGTGGATATATATCAATGATCAGGAAGCTGATGAAGTAGGGGAAGCCTCCTTTACTACGGAAGAGTTTGACTTGTCTGCCTATCGTTCTGAAGCAGAGCTTTCCTTTGACCTCAATTTCCAGGAATTTGACAAGCATGGTAAAATGCAGCTGGAAATGTACAGCAGGGGAAACTGGATACTCCTTTTTGAAAGAGAAGAGGATCTGGAAGGGAAGGTAATTATTGATATTTCTGAATTGATTGGAACGGCAAATAGATTTCGTTTTAGCTATGATGATGAGGGTGTATGGGGTTGGGGAATGGGCATAGACAATTTTAGCATAGATGGGAGAAGTGCGGTCTGTGGAAATGCGATCTGTGAGCCTGGAGAAAACCCTGATAACTGTCCGGGAGATTGTCCGGCAAAAGAGGAGAAAGCCGATAGTTGGATAAATTCTACTGAAAATATAGTGGGGGAATCTGTTCGCTACTCAAATTTTTCCGGCAATGATATCTGCGATGATTGTTCTCAGAAAATCAACTTGAATTTTAGTTTCGATTTTTATGGAAAGGAGTACCAGAGTCTGTACATAAACTCTAATGGAAACGTCAGCTTTGAAGAGGACCATGTGGACTATGTCCCCCAGGCATTTTGCCTAAAGGGTCCCCGAATGATAGCTCCCTTTTTTAGTGATATTGATTTAAGTAAAGGCGGTAGAATAAATTTTTATCTGGCAGAGAATGAAAACTATCTGATCATCAATTGGCAGGAGGTTGCTTATTTTGGATGTGAGAGACCTTGTGAGAAAAAAAATAGCTTTCAACTTATTCTTACGGACGGAGAGCTCAGGAAAATCGGGAATACCATTCTTCCTTTTGGTACTAATGTGATCTTTACCTATGGAGATATGCAGTGGACCGGAGGAAAAGCATCCGGTGGAATAGAGGGCTTTGGAGGGAGTCCAGCTACTGTAGGCGTAAACTCGGGAGAAGCTGGACTTTGTGATGGCTATGGAACCTTTGACCGTAGCGGATATTTTTATTGGGGAAACCAGATCGATCAAAGCTGTCCTGCCAATGGACTTGACCACCTCGATAATTTGTCACTTTTCTTTGATGCCTCTTCCGGCAAACAAGCTAGTTACGCTGGCATAAGTGAACTAGCAGCTGAGCGAACAGATGATTATGTCCACTTGAGTTGGTTTGTAGATTGTTTGAAAGAAGGCGGCTACTTCGAAATTGAACGTTCACTCGATTCTGTGAACTTTGATATCATAGATCTTTTGCCCATTGAGACACAAAGCTATCAGGAAGGACAAATCCTTTTTTCATATCAGGATGAGACTGCCGAAGCTGGACCTCTGCTTTATCGGGTAAAATACTATGGGAATGATTCTCAGGAGGATATAGATAGTGTCGGTGTCTTGTTTAGTACTTCAACTCTTTTAAGGGAGGCGAATCCGTCCTTTGAGGTACTATCTTATGGCCCAAATCCATTTATTGACTTGCTGAATGTTGAACTTAAGCTGGCCGAGGCAGGAAGCATTAGTTATCAACTTATAGATATGAGTGGACGCTTGCTAAAAGCCGGAAAAATCGACGGTATAGCCGGAAATAACAGCTTTCAACTACAGACATCCAGACTGAGTTCAGGTATGTATAATCTCTTTATCAGAAATACAAAATTTAAACAACACTTGCGTCTTGTTAAAGCTTGATATTTTTGTCCACTAAATATTTCAA includes:
- a CDS encoding T9SS type A sorting domain-containing protein, with protein sequence MSRNLLLLFSLLLILNHSWAQCPSGLESIYLEEFEQGFPENWSFESGSEGAKWEFGLGGFGNFRNPGENQWIYINDQEADEVGEASFTTEEFDLSAYRSEAELSFDLNFQEFDKHGKMQLEMYSRGNWILLFEREEDLEGKVIIDISELIGTANRFRFSYDDEGVWGWGMGIDNFSIDGRSAVCGNAICEPGENPDNCPGDCPAKEEKADSWINSTENIVGESVRYSNFSGNDICDDCSQKINLNFSFDFYGKEYQSLYINSNGNVSFEEDHVDYVPQAFCLKGPRMIAPFFSDIDLSKGGRINFYLAENENYLIINWQEVAYFGCERPCEKKNSFQLILTDGELRKIGNTILPFGTNVIFTYGDMQWTGGKASGGIEGFGGSPATVGVNSGEAGLCDGYGTFDRSGYFYWGNQIDQSCPANGLDHLDNLSLFFDASSGKQASYAGISELAAERTDDYVHLSWFVDCLKEGGYFEIERSLDSVNFDIIDLLPIETQSYQEGQILFSYQDETAEAGPLLYRVKYYGNDSQEDIDSVGVLFSTSTLLREANPSFEVLSYGPNPFIDLLNVELKLAEAGSISYQLIDMSGRLLKAGKIDGIAGNNSFQLQTSRLSSGMYNLFIRNTKFKQHLRLVKA
- a CDS encoding GIY-YIG nuclease family protein — encoded protein: MNTYYIYILTNDLNTVLYTGVTNDLIRRISEHKNKLNPKSFSAKYNLNKLVYFESFHSVNDAIASEKQIKAGSRRKKVILVESMNPVWKDLYFDL
- a CDS encoding neutral zinc metallopeptidase gives rise to the protein MRWKGRQGSSNVEDRRGHSGGGGGGFRPSMGGGGGNIIVILLGLLFGRKKKMGMGTLLILGAVALYFWWSSSSQSAAVSPNQNTRSAETATQGNPDDELAQFVSVVLKETEDVWDELFPKYVNKRYQKPKLVLFSGSTRSACGYASAATGPFYCPGDQKLYIDLSFYQDLKNKFGAPGDFAMAYVVAHEVAHHVQYLLGATRYVDSQRGRVSQAVQNQLSVKLELQADFYSGVWANKVQGKGLLEDGDIEEALRAANAIGDDRLQKQSQGYVVPESFTHGTSEQRMRWFRKGYQTGDPTQGDTFNARVL
- a CDS encoding S8 family serine peptidase translates to MNQRPILLLLLFIGSSLSTEAQDLYYIYFTDKDTSQAFNPHAYFDERAIERRLRHELPLYDEKDLPINTLYTDKIDTEVELVRHQLRWFNAISVEAWPDQIEKIKSFPFVKRIEAFTQHTRIAAWEEIANEKLDTLLALGKAQTNFKELEEHGLTGKGARIAIFDTGFKRANEHEAFEHLRKDKQIVQTYDFYEGKEDVYHHDDHGTQVLSCIGGIYEGKQLGAAKDAEFLLARTEHKSKEKAIEEDHWLAAAEWADKHGADIINSSLTYTSKRYEYEDMDGKKTLVSRAAKTATDKGILVVVSMGNDGGNKWKYLGAPADVAEVLSVGASMPFMPARLKFSSFGPNASGVSKPDISAPGYVVVANGKGKYAEAAGTSFSAPLICGFAACLMQKNPAAKRKEIFEQVRQSGHYFPYYDYELGYGVVNASKLFTQDSLIQNTFSVQQSSDSVFVAFNPELMKDSLDFPNGRMLYVHLEDKEAKLSASFQLPVENKARYFFYQRDPEFEGIMRIWFAGYLWEEKIEQLQNERSRP
- a CDS encoding sigma-54 dependent transcriptional regulator, producing the protein MAKILIIDDEEGIRMTLQEILEYEDYKIDTAADGEEGLAKILKNSYDAVICDIKMPNMNGMEVLEKSMESKGDVPFIMISGHGDIETAVDATKKGAYDFLEKPPDLNRLLLTVRNALDKSELVVETKKLRRKVTKVRDIIGESPVMQKIQETINRVATTDARVLVTGSNGTGKELVARWIHEKSRRNTAPIVEVNCAAIPSELIESELFGHEKGSFTGAYKQRIGKFEQANGGTLFLDEIGDMSLSAQAKVLRALQENKITRIGSDKQISVDVRIVSATNKDLLSEIDKGNFREDLYHRLSVILVHVPALKDRRDDIPLIVSQFVKEISEEHSIPDLSITPGAMTQLQALQWTGNVRELHNVIERLSILSNGTIDEQDVLDYAVPQKRNNKSATMYDNHDKFQNFKDHVEKEFIVRKLEQNNWNISKTAEVLDIQRSHLYNKMEKFGIKRDA
- a CDS encoding nucleoside deaminase, whose amino-acid sequence is MNEMQITFMREAIRLSLQNVGSGIGGPFGAVVVKDNNIISLATNEVSSSFDPTAHAEIVAIRKACKELGSYQLTDCELYCSCEPCPMCLGAIYWARPQAVFFANTRKDAASIGFDDAFIYEEMGKGIEERQIPMVQILQREAIEAFHQWKINGDPNLH